The following coding sequences lie in one Lacerta agilis isolate rLacAgi1 chromosome 4, rLacAgi1.pri, whole genome shotgun sequence genomic window:
- the SPRY2 gene encoding protein sprouty homolog 2, producing METRAQNGSGSQPLLQSQHDSGRQYGEPDLRDVLAQQVHVLSLDQIKAIRNTNEYTEPPTVAPRPGVKPAPRLPLQHKSERANGLTDHLSRVQHPQVHVSSRLPLSRSISMVSTGSRASTRTSTSSNSSEQRLLGSSLGTVADGIVRVQPKSELKSSELKPPSKEDLHLHAYRCEDCGKCKCKECTYPRTLPSCWICDKQCLCSAQNVVDYGTCVCCVKGLFYHCSNDDEDNCADNPCSCSQSHCCTRWSTMGVVSLVLPCLWCYLPAKGCLKLCQGCYDQVNRPGCRCKHSNTVCCKVPNVPPRNFEKLT from the coding sequence ATGGAGACGAGAGCTCAGAATGGCAGCGGGTCACAGCCTTTGCTACAGAGTCAGCATGACAGCGGGAGGCAGTATGGAGAACCTGACCTAAGGGATGTCCTGGCGCAACAGGTTCACGTCTTGTCCTTGGACCAGATCAAGGCCATCCGAAATACAAACGAATACACGGAACCACCTACGGTGGCTCCGCGGCCTGGGGTGAAGCCAGCGCCACGCCTGCCTCTACAGCACAAGAGCGAAAGGGCCAATGGGTTGACTGATCACCTTAGCAGGGTCCAACATCCCCAGGTCCATGTATCTTCCCGGTTACCACTGTCCCGTTCCATTAGTATGGTCAGCACCGGCTCGCGGGCCAGTACCCGGACCAGTACGAGTAGTAACTCATCGGAACAGAGACTTTTGGGGTCGTCTTTGGGGACAGTTGCGGACGGGATAGTCAGAGTGCAGCCCAAGTCCGAGCTGAAGTCCAGCGAACTCAAGCCCCCTAGCAAGGAAGATCTGCACCTGCATGCCTACAGGTGTGAGGACTGTGGCAAATGCAAGTGCAAGGAGTGTACTTACCCGCGAACTCTTCCCTCCTGTTGGATCTGTGACAAGCAGTGCCTTTGCTCGGCCCAGAACGTGGTCGACTATGGGACTTGCGTCTGCTGCGTCAAAGGCCTCTTCTACCACTGCTCCAACGACGACGAGGACAACTGCGCCGACAACCCTTGTTCTTGTAGCCAGTCCCATTGCTGCACTCGGTGGTCCACCATGGGCGTCGTGTCCCTCGTTCTGCCTTGCCTGTGGTGTTACCTGCCAGCCAAGGGCTGCCTTAAGTTGTGCCAGGGCTGCTACGACCAGGTGAACCGGCCCGGCTGCCGCTGTAAGCACTCCAACACTGTTTGCTGCAAAGTGCCCAACGTGCCCCCCAGGAACTTCGAGAAGCTGACATAG